The sequence GGGCCGGCGGGCAGGCCGCGCGGCGGAGGCCCGCCGTGGCCCATCGGGCCACCCGGCGGCCCCATCGGCGCACCCGGACCCATCGGACCGGCGGCACCGCGCGCGTCGTAGCCGCCGCGGGGAGCGTCGTAGCCACCGGCGAAGGCGCCGGTCGGCTCGTCGTAACGACCGTAGGGCGGGCCGGCCTGCGCCGGCATCGACCGGGGTGGCATCGGCGGCTGCGGAACCGGGGACATGCTGCGGTCGTCGCGCATGCCCGGGCCCATCCGGTCCGGCGGACCCATCCGGGCATCGCCGCCGCGACCGGCCATCGCCCCGCGCTCCTCCAGCTCGGCCAACTGCCGTTCGACCCGGTCGAGATGCAGGTCCACCTGCCACTCGTCGTAGCCGTTGAAGCGAACGCGGAAGACGACGTCGTGGACCTCCTGCGAGGCCACCGGGGCTCCGACCGGCTGGCCAGCGAGTGTCGCCTCGACCCGGTCCAGGAAGGCGTCCACCTCGTCAACCTTGTATCCCCGGCGGAGCGCCTTACGCCGGAAACGCTGACCCTGACTCGCCACTATGTCTCCTGGTCTCGTTCGCCACGCCCGGTCACGCCGACATCTCCCCGGCCGGGTCGGTGCCCCTGTCCTCAGCCGCGGCCAGTTGCCCACACGCTCCGTCGATCTCGCGACCTCGGGTGTCACGCACCGTGGTGGACACCCCGGCGTCGCGCAACCGCCGGACGAACTCCCGCTCGACCGGCTTCGGGCTGGCGTCCCAACGGCTGCCCGGAGTCGGGTTGAGCGGGATCAAGTTCACGTGGGCCAGCTTGCCGGCCAGCAGCCGCCCGAGCAGGTCAGCTCGCCACGGCTGGTCGTTCACGTCCTTGATCATCGCGTATTCGATCGACACACGGCGCCCCGTGCGGGCCACGTAGGCCCACGCTGCGTCCAGCACCTCGCACACCTTCCAGCGCTGGTTGACCGGCACGAGTTCGTCGCGCAGCTCATCATCGGGGGCATGTAGCGACAACGCAAGAGTCACCGAGAGGTCTTCGCTGGCCAGTCGGTGGATGGCCGGCACCAGCCCGACCGTGGAAACGGTGATGTGTCGCTGTGACAGGCCCAGACCCTCAGGTGCCGGCGCGACCAGCCGGCGGATCGCGGCGACCACCCGGTTGTAGTTCGCCAAAGGCTCGCCCATGCCCATGAACACCACGTGCGAGAGCCTCGGCGGCGACCCCGCGACCGCGCCGGAGGCGGCCACACCGGCCAGGTACACCGCCTGGTCGACGATCTCGGCGGTGGAGAGGTTACGGGTCAGACCGGCCTGGCCGGTGGCGCAGAACGGGCAGGCCATGCCGCACCCGGCCTGGCTGGAGATGCAGACGGTGACCCGGTCCGGGTAGCCCATCAACACGCTCTCCACCAGCGCCCCGTCGTGCAGCCGCCACAGCGCCTTGCGAGTCGCCCCGTCGTCGCAGGCCAGTTCCCTCACGGGAGTGAGCAGCCGGGGCAGCAGCTGGTCGGACAGGCGCTCGCGGGACGCCGCCGGCAGGTCGGTCATCTGCGCCGGGTCGCGTACCAGCCGGCCGAAGTAGTGGGTGGAGATCTGCCGGGCCCGGAAGGCCGACTCCCCAAGCTTCGTGACCAGGTCTCGGCGGCCGGCAAGGTCAAGGTCGGCGAGGTGCTGCGGGGGCATCGTCGCCCGGCGTGCACCGGGCGCGTCCGGGTCGACCGGAATCAGGGGAAGACTCGTCATGGCCCGTCCAGTCTGGCACGTTCGGCCCGGAACGATCCCGCCCGGAGTTGCCGGACCCACTGCGGCCACGTCTTCGACCTCGGTACGCCGGCGCCGGCCATGCCTCAGTTCACCGCCGGAACAAAGACGACGAGCAGCAGGTACGCCGTCGGCACGGCGAACAGGACGGAGTCGAGCCGGTCCATCAGGCCGCCGTGGCCGGGCAGCAGGTTGCTCATGTCCTTCACGCCGAGATCCCGCTTGATCATGGATTCGGCGAGATCGCCGAGGACGGCCGCGCCCGCGATGGCCATCCCGAACACGGCACCCCACCAGGGAGCCACGTCGAACAGCAGCCAGAGCAGCAGGGCGCTGCCCAGCGCCGCGGCGCCGACCGAGCCGGCAAAGCCCTCCCAGGACTTCTTCGGGCTGATCGCCGGTGCCATCGGGCGCTTGCCGAAGTTGGCGCCCGCCGCGTAGCCGCCGGTGTCCGAGAGGACCACGGCGACAAGCGTCACCAGCACCCGCAACGGCCCGTCGCCGGGGGACGCCGCAAGCAGGGCGGCGAAGCCGCCGAGGAAGGGCACGTACACCGCGATCAGCGTCGCCGCGGTCATGTCTCGCCGGAGGTTGGCCGTACCGTCACCGAACCGCCAGACCAGCGTGCCGCCCACGGTGACGAGCAGGCCCAGCAGGAGCGCGTCCAGACCGGCGAACCAGGCCAGGGTGACGGTGAGCACCCCGCCGGCGATCAACGGCACCAGCGGCACCTCGGCGCCGCCGCGGCGTACCGCCCGGGACATCTCCCAGATGCCGATGCCGAAGGCCGCGACGAGCACCAGCAGGAACGCCGGGGTGTACAGGAACAGGGGCAGCAGGACCGCCACGCCCAGGCTCGTCCCGACCGCGATGGCCGCCGGCAGATTCCGCCCGGCCCGGCTCGCCGTCTGCTGACTCGCGGGCCTACCGGCACCGGCCCGACGGCGACCACGGTGCCGCCGCCCCGGCAGGTCTGCCGCGTCGGCCTCCGGGGCGACGTCGGCCGGCACCGCGGCAAGTTGGGTGGTCGGGGCATCGTCGTGGCCGCCGCCGGGGCGTACCGGCGCGATCTGTGCCGTGGGGGCGTCCTCGTGATCCAGGTCGCGGCGCCCGTTGCGCCCGTTCAGGGAGCGGCCGTCGGCCCGGATACCGCGCCCACCCCGGTCGTCGTACGAGCCACGGCGATCCCCGTCCCCGTCGTACGGGTCGCGCCGGTCGCCGAACCCGGCGGCAGGATCGCCGCGGCCCTCCGGCGGCCGGGCGTAGGGGCGATCGGCCTGCGGCACGCGCCGGGCTCTCGGCCCGGCGTACAGCTCAGCGCCGGGCTGCGGACCGCGCGCCCGCTGGCCGGGTTCGAGAGCCGGATCCGGCCAGGGCAGCGAGGTGGGCCGGTCCGGGCGGTCCCAGCCATGAGCCTCGGCGCCTCCGTGGGGGTCGAGGTGGGACATCACGCACCAGACGGGAGCGGTACGAGATCCACCACATGACGCACAGCCACTACCATCCCCTACCCGCGCGAGGCGCTCCGTCTTATTTGCCGCTCTGTCGGCTGGTCGATCCCCGCCGTTCATCGCCGGGTCGCCGGGAATCGTGCCGAGCCTACTGCACCCGGCCGCCCGGTAGGACGCACCAGTGCCCGCCGCCAACCGGTTGATCATGAGGTTGTCACCACGACACGCCGCTGGCGACGGCGACAACTTCATGACCAACCGGCCCGGCCGGGACCGCGGATCAGACTTCCAGGAGCTCGGCTTCCTTGTGCTTGACCAGCTCGTCGACATGCGCCACGTAACGCTGGGTCAGGTCGTCCAGCTCCTTCTCCGCGCGACGGCCCTCGTCCTCGCCGACCTCACCGTCCTTGACGAGCCGGTCCAGCTCTTCCTTGCCCTTGCGGCGGATGTTGCGGATGGCGACCTTCGCCTCCTCACCCTTGTGCCGGGCAATCTTGATCATGTCGCGGCGGCGCTCCTCGGTCATCTGCGGGAGCACGATGCGCAGTTGGTTGCCCTCGTTGTTCGGATTCACCCCGAGGTCCGAGTCGCGAATCGCCTTTTCCATGGCGTTGATCTGCGAGTTGTCGTAGGGCTTGATGATGGCCATCCGCGGCTCCGGAATGGCCACCGAAGCCATCTGGGTCAGCGGGGTCGGGCTGCCGTAGTAGTCGATGATGATCTTGGAGAACATGGCCGGAGTGGCGCGACCGGTGCGGATGGCGCCGAACTCCTCCTTGGCGTGCTCGACCGCACGCTCCATCTTCTCCTCGGCCTCGAGGAGGGTGTCGTCGATCACCGGTCTCCTCGCCTCCTTCTTGTGTTCGTCGTGGGCTTGTCGGGTCGCCAGGACCGCCGAGATCGCCGTCGGCGGTCGACTCAGGTGGTGATCAGCGTGCCGATCTTCTCGCCGCCCACGGCCCGGACGATGGTGTCGTCGCCCTGTGCGCCGAAGACCAGCATCGGCAGGCCGTTCTCCATGCAGAGGCTGAAGGCCGCCGCGTCGGCGACCCGGAGGTTGCGGCGCAGCACCTCGGAGAAGGTGATCGAGTCGAACTTGCTGGCGGTCGGGTCGATCCGAGGGTCGGCCGTGTAGACGCCGTCCACGCCGTTCTTGCTCATCAGCACCACGTCCGCGTGGATCTCCAGCGCCCGTTGCGCGGCCACCGTGTCGGTGGAGAAGTACGGCATGCCCGCGCCGGCGCCGAAGATCACCACGCGGCCCTTCTCCAGGTGCCGGATCGCGCGCAACGGGATGTACGGCTCGGCGACCTGGGCCATCGTGATGGCGCTCTGCACGCGGGTCTCGATGCCCTCCTTCTCCAGGAAGTCCTGGAGGGCGAGGCAGTTCATCACGGTGCCGAGCATGCCCATGTAGTCCGCCCGTGCCCGGTCCATGCCCCGCTTCTGCAACTCCGCACCGCGGAAGAAGTTGCCGCCACCGACCACCACGGAGACCTGCACCCCGCGGCGCACCACGGTGGCGATCTGCCGGGCGATTCCCTGCACGACGTCCGGGTCGACGCCGATCGCGCCGCCACCGAACACCTCGCCGGAGAGCTTCAGCACCACCCGCCGGGCCCGGCCGGGCGGTGGTGCCGTCGGATCGTCCGCCGCCAACGTCCGATCACTCACAACCTGCGTCATCCGCCCGTCCTTCCCCCACTGGCGCGCCCGGGTGCGCGTACCTGCCGTTGCCGACCCTATGGGACGGGGAGACCGCGGTGACTGTCGCGTACACCGGCGGCCTCCCCGTCTTGTCGTTGCTCAGCCCACGGGCGCGGCGCGCCCGGCCGGCTCAGGCCTGGCCGACCTCGAACCGCACGAAGGCAGTGACCTCGATACCGGCCTCGGCCAGCACCTTCTTCACCGTCTTCTTGTTGTCGGTGACCGACGACTGCTCCAGCAGGACGAAGTCCTTGAAGAAGGAGTTGACCCGACCCTCCACGATCTTCGGCAGGGCGGCCTCGGGCTTGTTCTCCTCGCGGGCGGTCTGCTCGGCGATGCGCCGCTCGGACTCGACGACCTCGGCCGGCACCTCGTCACGGGTGAGGTACTGCGGGCGCATCGCGGCGATCTGCATGGCGGCGCCGCGCGCGTCGGCGTCACCCGCCTCGTCGGTCTTGCCGGCGTACTGCACCAGCACACCGACCGCCGGAGGCAGGTCCTGCGCCTTGCGGTGCAGGTAGACCGCGACGTTGCCGTCGAGCTTGGCGAACCGGTTGAGCACCAGCTTCTCGCCGATCTTGGCGGACTGCTCCTGGATCAGGTCGGCGACGGTGCGGCCGTCGATCTCGGTGGCCAGCAGTTCCTCGGCGCTGCTCACGCCGGCCCGCTCGCCGTGCTCGACCAGCTGCTGGGCCAGCGCGATGAAGCTGTCGTTCTTGGCGACGAAGTCGGTCTCGCAGTTGAGCTCCAGCAGCGCCTTGCCGGAGTGCGCGACCAGACCGTTCGCGGCGGTCCGGCCGGCCCGCTTGCCGACGTCCTTGGCGCCCTTGACGCGCAGGATCTCGACGGCCTTGTCGAAGTCGCCCTCGGCCTCGGTCAGGGCCTTCTTGCTGTCCATCATGCCGGCGCCGGTCAGGTCGCGGAGCTTCTTGACGTCCGCGGCGGTGATCTGGGACATGGCTCTCTCTTCGGTCTTGAGACTGCGGTGGAATGGTCTGAGGTGACGGTTACCCGGTTCCGAGAGGTTCGTGCCCGGTCTACCCGCCGCCGGCCACCGTCAAGAGAACGGACGGTGGCCGGACGGCGACGCGGTCACTGGCCGGAGACGGCCGCCGGCTGCTCGGCGGCCGGCTGCTCGGCGGCCGGCTGCTGCTCCGTGGCGGCGGCCGGCTGCTCGGCGGCGGGCTGCTGCTCCGTCGCGGCGGGCTGCTGCTCGGCGGCGGCGGGCTGCTGCTGCTCCGTGGCGGCGGCCGGCTGCTCGGCGGCCTTCTTCGGCTCCTCGAGAAGCTCGCGCTCCCACTCGGCCAGCGGCTCGTCGGTGGCGACGCCCGCCTCCGGCTTCTCGTCGCCGCCCCGGCGACGGCCGGAGCGGGCGATCAGGCCGTCGGCGACGGCGGCGGCGACGACCCTGGTCAGCAGCTCGGCCGAACGGATCGCGTCGTCGTTACCCGGAATCGGGAAGTCGACCTCGTCCGGGTCGCAGTTGGTGTCGAGCACGGCGATCACCGGGATGCCCAGCTTGCGGGCCTCGTCGACGGCGATGTGCTCCTTCTTGGTGTCGACCACCCAGATCGCGGCCGGGAGCTTCTGCATGTCCCGCAGGCCACCCAGGGTACGGGTCAGCTTGATCTTCTCGCGGGAGAGTTGCAGGGTCTCCTTCTTGGTGTAGCCGGCGGCGGTGCCGCTCAGGTCACCGAGGGCCTCCAGCTCCTTCATCCGCTGGAGCCGCTTGTACACCGTCTGGAAGTTGGTCAGCATGCCGCCGAGCCAACG is a genomic window of Micromonospora tarapacensis containing:
- the rlmN gene encoding 23S rRNA (adenine(2503)-C(2))-methyltransferase RlmN, whose translation is MTSLPLIPVDPDAPGARRATMPPQHLADLDLAGRRDLVTKLGESAFRARQISTHYFGRLVRDPAQMTDLPAASRERLSDQLLPRLLTPVRELACDDGATRKALWRLHDGALVESVLMGYPDRVTVCISSQAGCGMACPFCATGQAGLTRNLSTAEIVDQAVYLAGVAASGAVAGSPPRLSHVVFMGMGEPLANYNRVVAAIRRLVAPAPEGLGLSQRHITVSTVGLVPAIHRLASEDLSVTLALSLHAPDDELRDELVPVNQRWKVCEVLDAAWAYVARTGRRVSIEYAMIKDVNDQPWRADLLGRLLAGKLAHVNLIPLNPTPGSRWDASPKPVEREFVRRLRDAGVSTTVRDTRGREIDGACGQLAAAEDRGTDPAGEMSA
- a CDS encoding phosphatidate cytidylyltransferase; its protein translation is MSHLDPHGGAEAHGWDRPDRPTSLPWPDPALEPGQRARGPQPGAELYAGPRARRVPQADRPYARPPEGRGDPAAGFGDRRDPYDGDGDRRGSYDDRGGRGIRADGRSLNGRNGRRDLDHEDAPTAQIAPVRPGGGHDDAPTTQLAAVPADVAPEADAADLPGRRHRGRRRAGAGRPASQQTASRAGRNLPAAIAVGTSLGVAVLLPLFLYTPAFLLVLVAAFGIGIWEMSRAVRRGGAEVPLVPLIAGGVLTVTLAWFAGLDALLLGLLVTVGGTLVWRFGDGTANLRRDMTAATLIAVYVPFLGGFAALLAASPGDGPLRVLVTLVAVVLSDTGGYAAGANFGKRPMAPAISPKKSWEGFAGSVGAAALGSALLLWLLFDVAPWWGAVFGMAIAGAAVLGDLAESMIKRDLGVKDMSNLLPGHGGLMDRLDSVLFAVPTAYLLLVVFVPAVN
- the frr gene encoding ribosome recycling factor, which gives rise to MIDDTLLEAEEKMERAVEHAKEEFGAIRTGRATPAMFSKIIIDYYGSPTPLTQMASVAIPEPRMAIIKPYDNSQINAMEKAIRDSDLGVNPNNEGNQLRIVLPQMTEERRRDMIKIARHKGEEAKVAIRNIRRKGKEELDRLVKDGEVGEDEGRRAEKELDDLTQRYVAHVDELVKHKEAELLEV
- the pyrH gene encoding UMP kinase, whose amino-acid sequence is MTQVVSDRTLAADDPTAPPPGRARRVVLKLSGEVFGGGAIGVDPDVVQGIARQIATVVRRGVQVSVVVGGGNFFRGAELQKRGMDRARADYMGMLGTVMNCLALQDFLEKEGIETRVQSAITMAQVAEPYIPLRAIRHLEKGRVVIFGAGAGMPYFSTDTVAAQRALEIHADVVLMSKNGVDGVYTADPRIDPTASKFDSITFSEVLRRNLRVADAAAFSLCMENGLPMLVFGAQGDDTIVRAVGGEKIGTLITT
- the tsf gene encoding translation elongation factor Ts; translated protein: MSQITAADVKKLRDLTGAGMMDSKKALTEAEGDFDKAVEILRVKGAKDVGKRAGRTAANGLVAHSGKALLELNCETDFVAKNDSFIALAQQLVEHGERAGVSSAEELLATEIDGRTVADLIQEQSAKIGEKLVLNRFAKLDGNVAVYLHRKAQDLPPAVGVLVQYAGKTDEAGDADARGAAMQIAAMRPQYLTRDEVPAEVVESERRIAEQTAREENKPEAALPKIVEGRVNSFFKDFVLLEQSSVTDNKKTVKKVLAEAGIEVTAFVRFEVGQA
- the rpsB gene encoding 30S ribosomal protein S2, giving the protein MAVVTMRQLLESGVHFGHQTRRWNPKMKRFIFTERNGIYIIDLRQTLDYIEKAFDFVRNTVAEGGSILFVGTKKQAQEAIAEQATRVGQPYVNHRWLGGMLTNFQTVYKRLQRMKELEALGDLSGTAAGYTKKETLQLSREKIKLTRTLGGLRDMQKLPAAIWVVDTKKEHIAVDEARKLGIPVIAVLDTNCDPDEVDFPIPGNDDAIRSAELLTRVVAAAVADGLIARSGRRRGGDEKPEAGVATDEPLAEWERELLEEPKKAAEQPAAATEQQQPAAAEQQPAATEQQPAAEQPAAATEQQPAAEQPAAEQPAAVSGQ